The Thalassotalea piscium sequence TCGCTCACTACTCGTTGGGTCAACCTTTAAGTTGGCATTATCAAGTACATCAACTACTGCATCTCGGGTATTACACAACAACAACATATCACAACCTGCCTCTTGAGCTGCTTCACAACGTTCTATATATCCGCCTATAGAGGAGGCTCCTTGCATAGATAAGTCATCACTAAATATTACACCATTAAACCCTAACTGATTTCTTAAAATACCTTGTAACCAAACGCTTGAAAAACCAACAGACCTATCATCAACCTCTGGAAAAATAACGTGAGCTGGCATCATAGCGTCTAGATCATTGCTAGCAATTAACATTTGAAAAGGCAACATATCCAACGCTTTAACTTGTTCGTATGATCTATTATCAATGGCCATATCTATATGTGAGTCGGCCTGCACGCTTCCATGCCCCGGAAAATGTTTACCTGTTGCTTTCATACCAACATTTTGCATACCAGCAATAAAGGCTTGTGCGAGTGGTGCTATATAATTTACATCGCAGTGAAAACTACGATCACCAATTACATCGCTTACACCATTAATATCTAATATTGGGGCAAAGCTAATATCTACTCCTACAGCTTGTACTTCCATCGCCATTAATGAACCGCAACGTTTTGCTACTGTTTTAGCTTGTTCAATATCTTGATTGGCTAACGACCATATATTGCCCATAGCAGGAATCGAGCTAAAGCCTTCACGAAATCGTTGCACGCGACCGCCTTCGTGATCAACAGCAATTAAAATATCTTTCTTAGCAGCAATTCGAATCGCTCGGGTTAGCTCACTAACTTGCTCAGGGGTTTGAAAGTTTCGAGTGAATAAAATAAGACCACCAACAAGGGGATGATTAAGTAGTTCTTTATCTTCGGCGGTTAATGACGTACCAGCGACGTCAAGCATTAATGGACCCATAACAACTCATTATTACAACAAAATTGTCGATACTGTACCCAATTTATCTTATAAAAACAAAATACTTATTGGTTAATTGGGGCTGCAACACCTGCTGCAACATAAGGGATAACTTGTTTAATAACATCAGCAATAGTTAATGTTTTATTAAAGTCATTTTTAGCAATATCCATCAACGCATCACTCGAAGACATTGTAAAGACCACTGTA is a genomic window containing:
- the nagZ gene encoding beta-N-acetylhexosaminidase; the protein is MGPLMLDVAGTSLTAEDKELLNHPLVGGLILFTRNFQTPEQVSELTRAIRIAAKKDILIAVDHEGGRVQRFREGFSSIPAMGNIWSLANQDIEQAKTVAKRCGSLMAMEVQAVGVDISFAPILDINGVSDVIGDRSFHCDVNYIAPLAQAFIAGMQNVGMKATGKHFPGHGSVQADSHIDMAIDNRSYEQVKALDMLPFQMLIASNDLDAMMPAHVIFPEVDDRSVGFSSVWLQGILRNQLGFNGVIFSDDLSMQGASSIGGYIERCEAAQEAGCDMLLLCNTRDAVVDVLDNANLKVDPTSSERLKRMLKTTNINWQQMKESHYWQQLSNELSSKLSK